Proteins found in one Sphaeramia orbicularis chromosome 8, fSphaOr1.1, whole genome shotgun sequence genomic segment:
- the LOC115424061 gene encoding keratin, type I cytoskeletal 13-like: MGNSSGSINIHAPVTGTVVGSQKIEKIEKVVTAAAPALQCEPVIDLRPPTVDEKFWVQTLDTCLLDYLSTVRSLEDANAELELKIRQWVESSGDSASRDYSTCFQTMSIIRSKIQTVIQVYGSMGDAQTADEHLKNKSVERLQFGSSSPVVVVLQE; encoded by the exons ATGGGGAATAGTTCAGGCAGCATCAACATCCACGCCCCTGTCACCGGAACCGTCGTTGGCTctcaaaaaatagagaaaattgaaaAAGTCGTCACAGCTGCCGCTCCAGCCCTTCAATGTGAGCCAGTTATCGACCTCCGTCCTCCCACCGTCGATGAGAAGTTCTGGGTGCAGACCCTGGACACCTGTCTGCTGGACTACCTGTCCACCGTGCGCTCCCTGGAGGACGCCAACGCCGAGCTGGAGCTGAAGATCAGGCAGTGGGTGGAGAGCAGCGGAGACTCCGCCTCCAGAGACTACAGCACCTGCTTCCAAACCATGTCCATCATCAGGTCCAAG ATCCAGACCGTCATCCAGGTGTACGGATCCATGGGCGATGCCCAGACGGCTGATGAACACCTGAAGAACAA ATCAGTTGAGCGTCTGCAGTTCGGTTCATCCTCACCTGTGGTCGTTGTGTTGCAGGAGTGA